A single Actinopolymorpha sp. NPDC004070 DNA region contains:
- a CDS encoding 3-hydroxyacyl-CoA dehydrogenase NAD-binding domain-containing protein: MTSPTALTRDFADVFPDEVVTHAHVRDVDLPYGAGTMALITIDNGLDHTRPNSFGPKGLAELDAAIESALAREDVAAIGITGKPFILAAGADISGMPRITRREQAKEIARYGHEVFGKLDDGRKPSFGFVNGLAIGGGLEVALNCTYRTVIASAPAVAFSECFLGILPGWGGTWLLPNLVGADRAVKVIIENALNNNRMLRGPQVQPLGIADATFEGADFLERSLDWAGQVLTGRTQVERAPVDRGEAWDAAVARGRAFVDAKLHGAAPAAQRALDIIEAAKTCSKEEGFALEDDALADLLMSEEFRSGLYAFDLVQRRAKKPVGVPDKSLARPVTKVGIVGAGLMASQLALLFARRLLVPVVLTDIDDERVEKGMSYVRGEVDKLAAKGRVSGDQANRIKALVSGSTDKTVYADCDFVLEAVFEEMKVKQQVFAELEGIVSPECVLATNTSSLSVTTMASKLAHPERVVGFHFFNPVAILPLLEVVRGQRTDDASLATAFATAKGLKKNAILVKDAPAFVVNRILTRFMGEVTRCVDEGTPVEVADQAVLPLGLPMTPFVLLQLVGPAVGLHVAETLHEAFPDRFYVSPNLQRLVAANKPGLWSWDAQGKPYLDDDTRALLEQGDQPSTAEQVRERAMAAVADEVRRLLDDGVVADAPDVDLAMLLGAGWPFHLGGITPYLDRSGIAERVGGRRFLPAGVASLPV; encoded by the coding sequence GTGACCAGCCCGACCGCCCTGACCCGGGACTTCGCCGACGTCTTCCCCGACGAGGTGGTCACGCACGCGCACGTGCGTGACGTCGACCTTCCGTACGGCGCCGGAACGATGGCTTTGATCACCATCGACAACGGGCTCGACCACACCCGGCCCAACTCGTTCGGGCCGAAGGGACTGGCCGAGCTGGACGCGGCCATCGAGTCCGCGCTCGCCCGCGAGGACGTAGCGGCGATCGGCATCACCGGCAAGCCGTTCATCCTCGCCGCGGGCGCCGACATCAGCGGCATGCCCAGGATCACGCGGCGCGAGCAGGCCAAGGAGATCGCGCGGTACGGCCACGAGGTGTTCGGCAAGCTCGACGACGGCCGCAAACCGTCGTTCGGGTTCGTCAACGGCCTGGCGATCGGCGGCGGCCTGGAGGTCGCGCTCAACTGCACCTACCGCACGGTCATCGCCTCGGCGCCGGCGGTGGCGTTCAGCGAGTGTTTCCTCGGCATCCTGCCCGGCTGGGGCGGCACCTGGCTGCTGCCCAACCTCGTCGGCGCCGACCGCGCGGTGAAGGTGATCATCGAGAACGCGCTGAACAACAACCGCATGCTGCGGGGACCGCAGGTGCAGCCGCTCGGCATCGCCGACGCGACGTTCGAGGGCGCCGACTTCCTCGAACGCTCCCTCGACTGGGCGGGTCAGGTGCTCACCGGGCGGACCCAGGTGGAGCGGGCGCCGGTCGACCGGGGCGAGGCGTGGGACGCGGCCGTCGCCCGCGGCCGCGCGTTCGTCGACGCGAAGCTGCACGGCGCGGCGCCGGCAGCGCAGCGTGCCCTCGACATCATCGAGGCGGCGAAGACCTGCTCCAAGGAGGAGGGTTTCGCCCTGGAGGACGACGCCCTGGCCGACCTGCTGATGAGCGAGGAGTTCCGGTCCGGGCTGTACGCGTTCGACCTGGTGCAGCGGCGCGCGAAGAAGCCGGTCGGCGTTCCGGACAAGTCGCTGGCCCGGCCGGTGACGAAGGTCGGCATCGTCGGCGCGGGCCTGATGGCCAGTCAGCTGGCGTTGCTGTTCGCCCGCCGGCTGCTGGTACCCGTGGTGCTCACCGACATCGACGACGAGCGGGTCGAGAAGGGCATGTCGTACGTCCGCGGCGAGGTGGACAAGCTGGCCGCCAAGGGCCGGGTCAGTGGTGACCAGGCCAACCGGATCAAGGCACTGGTCAGCGGGTCCACCGACAAGACCGTCTACGCCGACTGCGACTTCGTGCTCGAGGCCGTCTTCGAGGAGATGAAGGTCAAGCAGCAGGTGTTCGCCGAACTGGAGGGGATCGTCTCGCCCGAGTGCGTCCTCGCCACCAACACCTCGTCGTTGTCGGTCACCACGATGGCGAGCAAGCTGGCCCATCCCGAACGCGTGGTCGGGTTCCACTTCTTCAACCCGGTGGCGATCCTGCCGCTGCTGGAGGTCGTCCGCGGGCAGCGTACCGACGACGCCAGCCTGGCCACTGCGTTCGCCACCGCCAAGGGCCTGAAGAAGAACGCGATTCTGGTCAAGGACGCTCCGGCGTTCGTCGTCAACCGCATCCTGACGAGGTTCATGGGCGAGGTGACCCGCTGCGTCGACGAGGGAACGCCGGTGGAGGTCGCGGACCAGGCAGTTCTTCCGCTCGGCCTGCCGATGACGCCGTTCGTGCTGCTGCAGTTGGTCGGCCCGGCGGTCGGGCTGCACGTGGCCGAAACCCTGCACGAGGCGTTCCCCGACCGGTTCTACGTCTCCCCCAACCTGCAGCGGCTGGTCGCGGCGAACAAGCCCGGCCTGTGGTCGTGGGATGCCCAGGGAAAGCCGTACCTCGACGACGACACCCGCGCCCTGCTCGAGCAGGGCGACCAGCCGTCCACCGCGGAGCAGGTACGCGAGCGCGCGATGGCGGCGGTAGCCGACGAGGTACGCCGGCTGCTGGACGACGGCGTTGTCGCTGACGCACCCGACGTCGACCTCGCGATGCTTCTCGGCGCGGGCTGGCCGTTTCACCTGGGCGGCATCACGCCCTACCTCGACCGCAGCGGGATCGCCGAGCGGGTCGGCGGACGGCGCTTCCTCCCGGCGGGGGTCGCCAGCCTGCCGGTCTGA
- a CDS encoding thiolase family protein — MPRELRDVVFVDGVRTPFGKAGGMYAETRADDLVIKCIRELLRRNASLPAERVDDVAIAATTQTGDQGLTIGRTAALLAGLPKTVPGFAVDRMCAGAMTAVTTTASGIAFGAYDVVIAGGVEHMGHHPMGEGVDPNPRIISEKLVDPSALVMGQTAENLHDRFPGITKERADAYAAASQRKLAKAYADNTIQPDLVPIATRSTEEGWGLATVDEPPRPDTTVEGLAQLRTPFRPHGRVTAGNAAGLNDGATACLLASEEVAKELGLTPKMRLVAYSFVGVEPEVMGEGPIPATEKVLAKAGLTMDDIGLIEINEAFAVQVLAFCDHFGLREDDPRLNPYGGAIAVGHPLASSGVRLMLQLAREFEDRPDVRYGLTTLCVGIGMGGSVIWENPHWQGAA; from the coding sequence GTGCCCCGTGAGCTCCGTGACGTGGTCTTCGTGGACGGCGTCCGTACGCCGTTCGGCAAGGCGGGCGGCATGTACGCCGAGACCCGCGCCGACGACCTGGTGATCAAGTGCATCCGCGAGTTGCTTCGCCGCAACGCGAGCCTGCCCGCGGAGCGGGTCGACGACGTCGCCATCGCCGCCACCACACAGACCGGTGACCAGGGCCTGACCATCGGGCGCACCGCCGCCCTGCTGGCCGGGCTGCCCAAGACCGTTCCCGGCTTCGCCGTCGACCGGATGTGCGCGGGCGCGATGACCGCGGTGACCACCACCGCGTCCGGCATCGCCTTCGGCGCCTACGACGTCGTGATCGCCGGTGGAGTCGAGCACATGGGCCACCACCCGATGGGCGAGGGCGTCGACCCCAACCCCCGGATCATCTCCGAGAAGCTGGTCGACCCGTCCGCGCTGGTGATGGGGCAGACGGCGGAAAACCTCCACGACCGCTTCCCCGGCATCACCAAAGAGCGCGCCGACGCCTACGCCGCGGCCAGCCAGCGCAAGCTGGCCAAGGCGTACGCCGACAACACCATCCAGCCCGACCTGGTGCCGATCGCGACGCGCAGCACCGAGGAGGGCTGGGGATTGGCCACGGTCGACGAGCCGCCCCGCCCGGACACCACCGTCGAAGGACTCGCCCAGCTGCGCACGCCGTTCCGCCCGCACGGCCGGGTGACGGCGGGCAACGCCGCCGGCCTCAACGACGGCGCCACCGCCTGCCTGCTGGCGTCGGAGGAGGTCGCGAAGGAGCTGGGGCTCACGCCGAAGATGCGGCTTGTCGCCTACTCCTTCGTCGGGGTGGAGCCGGAGGTGATGGGTGAAGGGCCCATCCCCGCCACCGAGAAGGTGCTCGCCAAGGCCGGCCTGACGATGGACGACATCGGGCTGATCGAGATCAACGAGGCGTTCGCCGTGCAGGTGCTGGCGTTCTGCGACCACTTCGGCCTGCGTGAGGACGACCCGCGGCTCAACCCCTACGGCGGCGCGATCGCCGTCGGGCACCCGCTGGCCTCCAGCGGGGTGCGGCTGATGCTGCAGCTGGCGCGGGAGTTCGAGGACCGTCCGGACGTGCGCTACGGCCTCACCACACTGTGCGTCGGTATCGGCATGGGCGGCAGCGTCATCTGGGAGAACCCCCACTGGCAAGGCGCCGCGTGA
- a CDS encoding DNA alkylation repair protein produces MNPRSSETSPPAHGRPEADRQLVEAVRAGLAAVGDPERAERMQAYMKSAMPFRGVPAPVLKQVCREVLPAHPVQDRASWAATVRALWDDAAFREERYAALALTGLRDYRGWQDAGTLPLYEHLAVTGAWWDFVDEIAANRVGPILAEDPATVAPVLLAWAVGEDIWLRRVAILAQLKAKGATDTALLRACLEPSLERPEFFLRKAIGWALREYARTDPAWVLAYVAEQEDRLAPLSRREALKHHPPPQVEGPRGGSGPRT; encoded by the coding sequence GTGAACCCACGATCGTCGGAAACGTCACCCCCGGCGCACGGCCGTCCCGAGGCTGACCGGCAGCTGGTCGAGGCCGTGCGGGCAGGCCTGGCCGCGGTCGGCGACCCCGAGCGCGCGGAGCGGATGCAGGCCTACATGAAGTCGGCGATGCCGTTCCGGGGCGTACCCGCGCCGGTCCTGAAACAGGTCTGCCGCGAGGTGCTGCCCGCACACCCTGTCCAGGACCGTGCGTCCTGGGCGGCCACCGTCCGCGCCCTGTGGGACGACGCGGCCTTCCGCGAGGAGCGCTACGCCGCACTCGCACTGACCGGGCTTCGTGACTACCGGGGCTGGCAGGACGCGGGCACGCTGCCCCTCTACGAGCATCTCGCGGTGACCGGTGCCTGGTGGGACTTCGTCGACGAGATCGCCGCCAACCGGGTGGGCCCGATCCTGGCCGAAGACCCCGCGACCGTCGCTCCGGTCCTGCTCGCCTGGGCCGTGGGCGAGGACATCTGGCTGCGCCGGGTGGCGATCCTGGCCCAACTGAAGGCGAAGGGTGCCACCGACACCGCCCTCCTGCGGGCGTGCTTGGAGCCGAGCCTGGAGAGACCGGAATTCTTTCTGCGCAAGGCGATCGGCTGGGCGTTGCGCGAGTACGCCCGGACCGACCCCGCCTGGGTGCTTGCCTACGTCGCCGAGCAGGAGGACCGGCTTGCCCCGCTTTCGCGCCGCGAGGCGCTGAAGCACCATCCGCCCCCGCAGGTGGAGGGTCCCCGCGGCGGCTCGGGACCGAGGACTTGA
- a CDS encoding HRDC domain-containing protein, with translation MTDQLPSSGPAKGAPVPLLKPHDGLPPVVDSAEALAVTVEAFAAGHGPVAVDAERASGYRYSHRAYLVQLRRAGSGTALIDPIRCPDLHELDAALADTEWVLHAATQDLPCLAELGFRPRTLFDTELAGRLLSYPKVGLGALVEELLGFTLEKGHSAVDWSTRPLPEPWLVYAALDVELLVELRDVLADALDSTGKREWATQEFDALVGHQPRETRRDPWRRTSGIHRIRNRREMAFVRSLWTARDETARRRDISPGRVLSDLAIITAASTKPTSRAQLAALGPFENRAARRDLDLWWSAVRQARELADDELPEHTMPYDGPPPARAWADRDPSAAARLAACRTSLHAIADRFELPVENLLAPDSVRRLAWDPPADPTPEAVAQALRERGAREWQVELAAGALAQALAAHLPEPA, from the coding sequence GTGACGGACCAGCTCCCCTCGTCTGGACCCGCGAAGGGCGCGCCCGTTCCGCTGCTGAAGCCCCATGACGGTCTGCCACCGGTCGTCGACTCTGCGGAGGCGCTCGCCGTCACCGTCGAGGCGTTCGCCGCCGGGCACGGGCCGGTCGCCGTGGACGCCGAGCGGGCCTCCGGCTACCGCTACTCCCACCGGGCCTACCTCGTCCAGCTCCGCCGAGCGGGCTCCGGCACCGCGCTGATCGACCCGATCCGCTGCCCCGACCTGCACGAGCTCGACGCGGCCCTCGCCGACACCGAGTGGGTGCTGCACGCGGCCACCCAGGACCTCCCCTGCCTGGCCGAGCTGGGCTTTCGGCCACGCACGCTGTTCGACACCGAGCTCGCCGGCCGGCTGCTGTCCTACCCGAAGGTCGGCCTCGGCGCGCTGGTGGAGGAGCTGCTCGGCTTCACGCTGGAGAAGGGCCACTCCGCGGTCGACTGGTCCACCCGGCCGCTGCCCGAACCCTGGCTGGTCTACGCCGCGCTGGACGTCGAACTCCTGGTGGAGCTGCGCGACGTCCTGGCCGACGCGTTGGACTCCACCGGCAAGCGTGAGTGGGCCACCCAGGAGTTCGACGCGCTCGTCGGGCACCAGCCGCGGGAGACCCGGCGCGACCCCTGGCGGCGCACCTCCGGCATCCACCGGATCCGCAACCGCCGCGAGATGGCGTTCGTCCGCTCGTTGTGGACGGCGCGCGACGAGACCGCCCGCCGGCGCGACATCTCCCCCGGCCGGGTGCTGAGCGACCTCGCCATCATCACGGCGGCGAGCACCAAGCCGACCAGCCGGGCGCAGCTGGCAGCACTCGGGCCGTTCGAGAACCGCGCCGCCCGCCGTGACCTCGACCTGTGGTGGTCGGCGGTGCGGCAGGCGCGCGAGCTCGCCGACGACGAGCTGCCCGAGCACACCATGCCGTACGACGGACCGCCACCCGCCCGCGCGTGGGCCGACCGCGACCCCTCCGCGGCGGCGCGGCTGGCCGCCTGCCGGACGAGCCTGCACGCCATCGCCGACCGGTTCGAGCTGCCGGTGGAGAACCTTCTTGCGCCTGACTCGGTACGCCGGCTCGCGTGGGACCCGCCCGCCGACCCGACGCCGGAGGCGGTTGCCCAGGCGCTGCGGGAGCGGGGTGCCCGCGAATGGCAGGTCGAGCTCGCCGCGGGTGCGCTGGCGCAGGCGCTCGCCGCGCATCTGCCCGAGCCTGCCTGA
- a CDS encoding DUF3000 domain-containing protein → MAARTDSNAPPEIFQRALSEIRAAPFRPEIIAEEVPAPQRVAPFAAAISADVVVDDLDLASGRLVLLHHPDGHDAWNGTFRCVAYVRAEIEAEMVTDPLLGGVGWSWLVEALDAEDADYTAASGTVTRVASESFGGMADEPARAELEIRASWTPVDDALGRHALAWGRLLCTSAGLPTVPAGVVPIPARRVRSR, encoded by the coding sequence GTGGCTGCGCGTACGGATTCGAACGCCCCGCCCGAGATTTTCCAACGGGCGCTGAGCGAGATACGTGCCGCACCCTTCCGGCCGGAGATCATCGCCGAGGAGGTGCCGGCACCGCAGCGAGTCGCGCCCTTCGCGGCCGCGATCAGCGCCGACGTCGTGGTCGACGACCTGGACCTGGCCAGCGGCCGGCTCGTACTTCTCCACCACCCCGACGGCCACGACGCCTGGAACGGTACCTTCCGGTGTGTGGCGTACGTCCGCGCGGAAATCGAGGCCGAGATGGTCACCGACCCGCTCCTCGGCGGCGTCGGCTGGTCCTGGCTGGTGGAGGCGCTCGACGCCGAGGACGCCGACTACACCGCGGCCAGCGGCACCGTCACCCGGGTGGCCTCGGAGAGTTTCGGCGGGATGGCCGACGAGCCGGCGCGGGCCGAGCTGGAGATCCGTGCCTCCTGGACACCCGTGGACGACGCTCTCGGCAGGCACGCGCTTGCCTGGGGCCGGCTGCTGTGCACCTCGGCCGGTCTGCCGACGGTCCCGGCCGGTGTCGTTCCTATCCCGGCCCGGCGGGTGAGGAGCCGGTGA